GAGCGAAGGCTAGCCAGTGAAATGAGCAGGCGCAAGCCCGTGGGATTGTCTAGGAAACTTCCCGCAAATTAAAGGGATAAGGATTGCTGGCGATGAGCTTTTTTGTGGCGAGCGGGCTTGCCCGCGTTGGGCTGCGAAGCGGCCCTAAACCGGTGATCGCGATTTGCCTGGATTAATGGGGTGGCTTTACTGGGGCTGCTTTGCAGCCCAACGCGGGCAAGCCCGCTCGCCACAACAAGCCCGCTCGCCACAACAAGCCTGCGAGACACAAAAGTCCATCGGTTACTTAGGGTATAGAGGCGGCAAGCTGGTGGTATCCGTCGCCGGGTCTTGCTCGCGCTCGGCCACTGGAATGGCCTTGACTGCACGCCACAGGTCTTCGCCCAGCCAGTACTGGCCGCTCTCGCTGTACAGCGCACCGTTCAGCCCGTCCAGGGCGTCGGACAACGGCACAAACCGTGCGGCCATGTCGGCCAGGGTTTCCGGTTGCTGGCGCGCCCACGCATCCAGTGCCTGGCGGGTGGCCTGGGGGTCGTTGGCCTGGGTGGCGCGCTTGAGGTCGTCGAGCAGGCTGCGCGGGCTCGGGCCGGTTTGCGCGGCGCGCAGCACCGCCGGTTGCCAGCGCGCACGCCACCACAGGCCGAAGCCAAGCAGGGTGGTGCAGGCCAGCATCAAGGTGCTGAGCTGCCATAGCCACAGGCGGCTGTCGTCGGGGGCGGTGATGATGGTGGGGGTGGCCGGGGTGTCCACCACCAGGCTCGGGTTGTTCGCCACTTGCAGGGTGCGGGCCGGCAGGCTGGTGCGCTCCAGGTGGTCTTCGTGGGTGTTCCACCACAGCACTTCCACGGCGGGCAGTTCCAGCGCGCCGATGCGGGTGGGCACCAGCGCTTCGCGGTCTTCGCGGCTGCCGATCAGGCCGCGATCATTGCTCTGGTTGCCGAGCACCGGCTGGTCCGGATAACGGCGCAGGCCATTGATGTCGGTGCTGGGCAGGGCCGGCAGTTGCGCGCTGGACAAGCCCTCGGCCTTGATCGTCAGGCTGCGGGTCAGCGAGTCACCGACCTGCACGTGGTCGGGCACCGGGTTCCAGTTTTCGCTCAGGGTCAGGCTGCGCGCCGGTAGCCAGGGGGCGTCGGCGGGGTACAGCTCCGGCTTGGGCTTGACCGTGAGTTGCAAGGGCGCGGAGCTGACGTGAATCAGCTTGCCCGGCTTGGTGCCTTGCAGCGTGTTCTCTTGTGGCGGGCGCGACTCCACCAGCGTGGCGCTGAAGGTTTGCGTGGGAATGTCCAGGCTGCCGCTGTGCTGCGGGTAGATCGCGTAGCGGGTTTCGATCACGCCGTGGCGGATGCTGTTGATGACTTTTTCATAGGTGCGCGACTCGCCCAACTGCTCCACGCGCGCATCCGGGATCTGCAAGGGCGTGAGGCTGCTGTCGTCATACAGCGACACCGAGTGGTACACGCGCACCGTCAGCAACGCCTGAGCCTGCACATACACGGTGCTCTGATCGAGGTTGGCTTCGACAAACACCGGGGCCAGTTCCGCGCTGGTGTTCTGGCTGGCGGTTTCCACCACTTGCAGGCTGATTGGCTGGGTCTTGTAGTCGCCCACTTGCAGCGGCGGGATGACCACAGTGCCGTTCTGCCGGGGCAACAAGGTGATGATCCAGCGCGTGGTGGCATGGTTATCGCCGCCCAGGGTGGTGAGCTGGTTGAGCTGGCGCGTGCCGCTGACTTCGAACTGCGCGTCCAGCGGCGACAGGTCGGGCTTGCCGAACTGGGTGACGTCGCTGGATTCCACCGTCAGCTCTACCGTTTCGCCGGAATTGAGGCGGCTGCGGTCGACACTGGCGGTCAGGGTCGCCGCCTGGGCGTGGCCTGCCGACAACGCGAGCAAAAGCAGTAGGGTGGTGCGGCGGCTCATCGAGTCTTGTCCTGATGTTGTTGCTGTTCGTACCAGAATTTGCGTCGCAGCAGTTCGCCGGGGTTGTCCGGGATCTCCCGCAGCCATTGTTCCAGGGCCTGGCGGTGTTCACCGTCGAGGCTGGCGTCGGTGGGGCGCAGCGGCGGGGTGGTGGTTTGCTCATCCCCAAGCTCGCTGCCCGGTACTTCATTGCCGCCGCTTTGCGGTGTGCTGCCGGGTTTGGTCTCGCCGGTACCGGCTTCGCTCTGGCCCTGGGATGACTGTTCACCGCCCGCTGCATTTTGCCCGCTGGCGCCCGGTTGCGCAGTTTGGCCGGGTTGGGTGGTTTCGTCATCCTCGTTTTTTGCCGGTTTTTCGGGCTCGGGCTGCGCCTGTTGCTGCAATAAGGTTTCCACCAGGGCTTTGTTTTTCAGGGCCGGCTGCAAGTCGGGCTGGGCTTCCAGGGCTTGTTCGTAGGCGTCGATTGCGGCTTCCAATTCGCCGGATTTAGCCAGGGCGTTTCCGCGATTGTAGTGGGAATAGGCGTCATTGCCCTCGGCAAAACGCTTGATGGCGTCGGCGTAGTTGCCCGCTTCATACAGCGCCACGCCTTGCCATTGCGGGTCTTCGAAGTGTTCGGCGGCCTCGGCCGGGCGTTTTTTCTTGAGCAGGTATTGGCCCTGCTGGTCGGGGCGCAGCCACAGGTCTTGCAGGCCGAAGGCGTAGCTGGGCTGCGGCGCAGCCATCAACAACAGGGGAAGGCAAAACAGCCAGCCACGGCGCGCGGCGCAGGCGGCCAGCAACAACAGCGGCAGAAGCAGCCAGTAACCCTGATCGGCCCAGGTATCGAGGTGCAGCAGTTGGCCGTCATTGCGCAGGGCTTGCGGGGTGTCCAACACGCCGAGTTGGCGCAGGTCTTTGTCGTCGAGGCGCGCAGCCCGGTAACGGCCACCCATTTCGCTGGCGAAAGCTTTGAGCGTCGGGCTGTCGAGGCGCGGCACCAGGATCGCGCCTTGTTCATCCTTGAGGAATTCGCCGCTCTCCTGGGTTACCGGGGTGCCCTCGCGGCTGCCGATGCCGAGGATCGACAGACTCGGCGCCTGCGCACTTTGCAGCACCAGGCGAATGCCTTGGCGTTCCTGCTTGGACAGCGAGGAGCCGATCAGCAGCAGGCGGCCCTGGCCCAGGCCACCGTGCTTGAGCAAGCCCAGGGCTTTTTCCACCGCGAGGTCGGCGCGGTGGCCGGGCTCGGGCATCAGCGAGGGACGCAGGGCTTCGAGCAGGTTGCGGCTGGTGGCCAGGTCGTCCGACAGCGGCACCAAGGTGTGGGCGCTGCCCGCGTACACGATGATGGCGGTTTGCGCATCGGTGCGCGCCTGCAACAGGTCATACAGCTTGCGCCGCGCTTGCTCCAAGCGGTTGGGCGGGCTGTCGGTGGCGAGCATTTCCGGGGTCAGCTCCAGCAACACCACCAGCGGGTCGGAGGGCTTCTGGCTGGACTGCTCGACTCTTTGCCAGCTGGGGCCGAGCAGCGCGAGTACGGCCAACAGCCAGGCAATACCGAGCACCACCCACGGCGCTTTGCTTTCGCGGCCGTTGCCGCCACTGAGCAGCACCGCGTGAAAGGCCGGCGGCAGGATCACCTGCCAGCGCCCGGCGCGCTTTTGCCGATGCCACAGCTGCCACAGCAACCAGCCGAGCAACGGCAGCAGCAACAGCCACCCGGGGCGGAACCAGTGCGGCCACAGGTCGATCATCGACGCCTCCGCAAACGCAGGCGTTTGAGGCGCTGGCGCCATTGCGGGTGTTGTTGCAGGAAAATCCCCTTGCTGGTCAGTTTGTTGAACAGCCGTTGCAACGCGTTGTTCGGCCAGCGTTCCTGGATCACCAGCAACATGCTCAACACCAGCGCCAACGCCAGCGGCGCGCTGTACAGCGCCTGGGCCGGGCGGGCCTGGGTCGGTTGTTGTTCCACCGGTTCAAGCTGGTCGAGGGTTTGCTTGATCGCTTGCAGCTCGTTGCCATCGCGGGCGCGAAAGTATTGCCCGCCGGTGGCCTCGGCAATCGCCTTGAGGGCAGGTTCGTCCAGATCCAAACTCGGGTTAACCCCCAGGATGCCCAGCGAGCCGGTTTGCTCGGGGTCGGCGCCGATGCCGATCGGGTAGATTTTCACGCCTTCTTCGGCGGCCAGGCGTGCGGCGGTCAGCGGGTCGATCTGCCCGGCGTTGTTGGCGCCGTCGGTAACCAGGATCAGCACGCGGCTTTGCGCCGGGCGCTGGCGCAGGCGCTTCAAAGCTAGGCCGATGGCGTCGCCGATGGCGGTGTTTTTGCCGGCGATGCCGATGCGCGCTTCATCGAGCCAGGTGCGCACGGTGCGCCGGTCGAAGGTCAGCGGCGCTTGCAGGTACGCCTGGCTGCCGAACAGGATCAGGCCCACGCGGTCACCTTCGCGGCCTTCGAGGAAGTCACCGAGCAAATGCTGTACCAGGTTCAAGCGGCTGACGTCCTCGTCCTGCCAGTGCATATCGGGAAAGTCCATGGAGCCGGACACGTCCACCGCCACCAGCAGGTCGCGGCCACTGGCGGCAATCGGCAGTGGTTCACCAAGCCATTCCGGGCGGGCGGCGGCGGTCAACAGCAGCAGCCACAACACCACGAACGGCGCTTGCTGGCGCCAGCCCGGCAGGTTCACCCGGGCGCGGCGGCGGGCCAGGCCCTCGAGGTCGCTGAGGTAGCTGACCTTGAGCGCAGGCTCGCCGCTGTCGGCCACCGGCAAAATAAGCCGCATCAACCAGGGCAATGGCAACAGGGCGAAGATCCACGGCCAGGCGAACTCAAACATGTTTGCGAATCCAGGTGTCGACGGCTTGGGTCAGCCCGGCGATGGCTTTGTCGTCGAGTTTGCATTCGGGCTTGTAGGCGCCTTCCACCAGCACCATCCAGCGCGTGAGGCCGGCGGCGGGGCAGCGGTTGTCGAGGAAGGCCAGCCATTTGCGCCCGTTGAGGGTGTGGCTCTGGCTGTAGGGGTAGTCGTTGCGGCACAGGCGCTTGAGCAGGCCGTTGAGTTGTTGCAGCCAGGCGCCAGCGGGTGCGCCGTCGTAGGGTTTGGGCATCAAGGCCAGCTCGGCCAGAGCGGCGATGCGCAACGGGTCCAGCGGTTGTTCGGCGCGGGCCAATGGTCGGCGCGCGGGCAAAAAGCGCCGCAGGGACCACAGCCCCCAGCCCAGCAACGGAATCACCAGCAACAACAGCCACCAACCCGGTGCAGGTGGCCAGAAGCCAATGGCCGGTGGGGCGATCAGCGGTTGCAGTTGGTCGAGGCTGCTCATTGCTTTTTAACCGGGCGTTGCGGGTTGAGGTATTCGCGCAGTTGCTCGACCATTTCGCTTTGGGTGCTCAAGGGCATCAGCAGGATGCGCAGTTTTTGTGCGAGCAGTTCCCAGCGGGCAATGCGGGCTTCGGCCTGGGCCTTGTAGGCTTGGCGCAGGTCGAAGTTCAGCGTGTCCAGTTCCAGCTGCGCGCCGCGTTCGGCAAAACGCAGTAGCCCGGCGGCGGGCAGGGCGTGGTCCAGTGGGTCGGAGATCGGAAACAGCAGCACATCGCAATGGCGCGACAGCAGGCTCAGCTGTTGCTCGGCGCCTTCGGTGAGGGCGCGCTCATCGCAAATCACGATCACCAGGCTGCCGGGGCGCAGCACTTCACGGCCGCGACGCAGGGCCATGCCAAGGGCGTCGGCTTCGGGGCGGCTTTCGGTATTGAGGCTCTGGTTGACCCGTACCAGGCGGTTGAGCAACTGCAACAGACTTTGCTTGCTGCGCCGGGGTTTGATTTCGTAGTGCTCGTTATCGCCGAACACCAGCCCGCCGACGCGATCGTTATGGCCCAACGCCGCCCAGCCGATCAGGCTGGCGGCTTGGGCGGCGAGCACCGACTTGAACATCTGGCCGGAGCCGAAAAACAGCCGGCAGCTTTGCTCCACCATGATAAAAATCGGCCGTTCGCGCTCTTCGTGGAACAGCTTGGTGTGCGGCTCCTGGGTGCGCGCCGTGACGCGCCAGTCGATGGTGCGCACGTCGTCCCCGGCCTGGTACACGCGCACCTGGTCGAAGTCGACGCCGCGCCCGCGCAGCTTGGAGTGGTGCAGGCCGATCAGCGGGCTGCGCTGGCTCGGCGTGGAAAACAGCTGCACTTCGCGCACGCGGTGGCGCATCTCAATCAGTTCGCTGAGCGTGACGCGGATCCCATCGCTGGCATTCATGGGTTTCAAGCGACGGCAACGACGTCGAGAATGCGTTGCACCACGCGGTCCTGGTCAATGCCGGCCGCTTCGGCCTCAAACGACAGAATGATGCGATGGCGCAGCACGTCAAACAGCACGGCCTGGATGTCTTCCGGGCTCACGAAGTCGCGACCGGCCAGCCAGGCGTGGGCGCGGGCGCAGCGGTCGAGGGCGATGGAGCCACGCGGGCTGGCGCCGTAGGCGATCCACTCGGCCATTTCCGGGTCGAACTTGGCCGGGGTGCGCGTGGCCATCACCAATTGCACCAGGTATTCCTCCACCGCGTCGGCCATGTACAGGCCGAGGATCTCCTTACGCGCAGCAAAAATTGCCTGCTGGCTGACGCGGCGCTCAGGCTTGGTTTCACCGTTGAGCGCTTCGCCACGCGCCTGTTGCAGGATGCGTCGTTCGACGGCAGCGTCCGGGAAGCCGATTTTCACGTGCATCAGGAAGCGGTCGAGCTGGGCTTCGGGCAGCGGGTAGGTGCCTTCCTGCTCGATGGGGTTTTGCGTGGCCATTACCAGAAACAGCGGCGACAGGTCGTAGGTGCTGCGCCCGACGCTGACCTGGCGCTCGGCCATGGCCTCCAGCAGCGCGGACTGGACCTTGGCCGGGGCACGGTTGATTTCGTCTGCCAGCACCAAGTTGTGGAAGATCGGCCCTTGCTGGAACACGAAGCTGCCGGTTTCCGGGCGATAGATCTCGGTGCCAGTGATGTCGGCGGGCAACAGGTCGGGGGTGAACTGGATACGATGGAACTGCGCTTCGATGCCCTCGGCCAGCTCTTTGATGGCCTTGGTCTTGGCCAGGCCCGGCGCGCCTTCCACCAGCATATGGCCGTCGGCAAGCAAGGCGATCAGCAGGCGATCGATGAGTTTTTCCTGGCCGAGAATCTGCGTAGAAAGAAAGGTTCGCAGCGCAAGCAGCGCTTCACGATGTTCCATCGATGACGGTTCCTGGAGAGATGAGCCCGGGCGTCAAGAAAAAAACGCCGGGCCTGGGGCGCTTACTTTAATGCATCGCGGGGTGTGGCGACTAACGGCGCGCGGGGTATTTTTAGCAAAACTTGTAGGAATTTTGTGCGGATTGCGCAAATTGCTTCCTGTGGCGAGCGCACTTGGTGGCGAGCGGCCCTAGTGGCGAGCGGGCTTGCCCGCGTTGGGTTGCGAAGCAGCCCTGATACGAACAACCGAGTTTTACCTGAAAAAACGCGGTGGCCTTTGGGGCCGCTTCGCAGCCCAACGCGGGCAAGCCCGCTCGCCACGAGGGAGGCCCGAGTGCCACAGGGGCCCCGAGCGCCAAAAAGCGGAGTTCGGCCGTTAGGTGCGGGTAAAAGTACCGGTGCCTTTGAGGATGTTCTGCAGGGTTTCTTCCAGCTCAGCCAGGTCCGGCGCGGCGGTGGCGTGGGTGATCTGCAACTGGTCCTTGCCGCCCAGCGCATCGGCATCGCCGGCCGCCAGTTCAATCAGCAGGGTGGTGTCGCTCAAGGTGACCTTGAGCCCGTCCAGGGTCGACGGCTCGTAGTCCCAGGTCAGCTCCACCTCATCTTCATCCGGGTAACGGCTGAGCATGAACATCTCGCCGTTTTTGCCGTGGCAGCAGAGCATGGCCATGTTGTCTTCTTCTTCGTCGCACGGGGTGGCCATCAGTGCGTCGGTTTTAAGTTGCAGCATGGGAAATCCTGTCTGGAGTAGGGCGCAGCAGGGCAATTGTGCCATTGCGGCGAATTTTGTGCTGCATTCTGTGTCAGACCCAATGCATGACCTGACGGGCCGAATCGGTCATTTCTGGTACTCGTGGGCCTGAGAATAGCCGGTTTTTCTGCCGGAAAATCCGGGTTGCGCCCATCGCAACCCCGCGCCTGCTTACCGATGACCGAATATGTCGCAGCGTCGCAAGCAGCTGTCTTCCTACACTCGTTAAGCTGCGCAACGGATGTGCACCGGCCTGGCGTCTGACCTGCCCGTCGTACCGTCACCCGGCGTGGTGTGCATCTTATGGAAGTTGTATGTGACCTCATTGTCTTGTCCAGCTTCACCCACCTGTCACCCTGATTCGTTTATGGTGCTTATTGTCACTACCTGCGAACAGAGCTGACGGTCTCCCCGCAAGGGGATAACACGCGACGCTTCCATCAATAACAAGCCCAAGCGGAGTACCACAGATGGCGTTCTTCACCGCAGCCAGCAAGGCCGACTTCCAGCATCAACTGCAAGCGGCACTGGCGCAGCACATCAGTGAACAGGCACTGCCACAAGTGGCGCTGTTCGCTGAGCAATTCTTCGGCATTATTTCCCTGGACGAACTGACCCAGCGTCGCCTTTCCGACCTGGCCGGTTGCACCTTGTCTGCCTGGCGCCTGCTTGAGCGCTTTGATCACACCCAACCGCAAGTGCGGGTCTACAACCCCGATTACGAACGTCATGGCTGGCAGTCGACCCACACTGCGGTCGAAGTCCTGCACCATGACCTGCCATTTCTGGTGGACTCGGTACGTACCGAGCTGAACCGCCGTGGCTACAGCATTCACACCCTGCAAACCACCGTGCTCAGCGTGCGTCGCGGCCCAAAAGGCGAGTTGCTGGAAATCCTGGCCAAAGGCACCCAGGGCGAAGGCATCCAGCAAGAATCGCTGATGTACCTGGAAATCGACCGCTGCGCCAATGCCGCCGAACTCAACGTGCTGAGCAAAGAGCTTGAGCAGGTACTGGGCGAAGTGCGCGTGGCCGTGGCCGATTTCGAGCCGATGAAAGCCAAGGTCCAGGACCTGCTGGCCGGTATCGACGCCAGCCCGTTCAGCATCGACGGCGAAGAAAAAGCCGAGATCAAGAACTTCCTGGAATGGCTGGTGGGCAACCACTTCACGTTCCTCGGCTACGAAGAGTTCGTGGTACGTGACGAGGCGGACGGCGGGCATATCGAATATGACACCAGCTCCTTCCTCGGCCTGACCAAACTGCTGCGTGCCGGCCTCACCGCTGAAGACCTGCGCATCGAAGACTACGCCGTGGCCTACCTGCGCGAGCCGACCGTGCTGTCGTTCGCCAAGGCTGCGCACCCAAGCCGCGTGCACCGCCCGGCGTATCCGGACTATGTGTCGATCCGTGAGATCAGCGCCGACGGCAAGGTCATCAAGGAACACCGTTTCATGGGCCTGTACACCTCCTCGGTGTATGGCGAAAGCGTGCGGGTGATCCCGTATATCCGTCGCAAGGTGGCGGAAATCGAACGCCGCTCGGGCTTCCAGCCCAAGGCGCATTTGGGCAAAGAGCTGGCTCAAGTGGTGGAAGTGCTGCCACGTGACGATCTGTTTCAGACCCCGGTCGACGAGCTGTTCAGCACCGTGATGTCGATTGTGCAGATCCAGGAACGCAACAAGATCCGCGTGTTCCTGCGCAAAGACCCGTACGGTCGTTTTTGCTACTGCCTGGCCTATGTGCCGCGTGACATCTATTCCACCGAAGTGCGCCAGAAGATCCAGCAAGTGCTGATGGATCGCCTGAAAGCCTCGGACTGCGAGTTCTGGACCTTCTTCTCTGAGTCCGTGCTGGCGCGTGTGCAGCTGATTCTGCGGGTAGACCCCAAGAACCGCCTGGACATCGACCCGCTGCAACTCGAAAAAGAAGTGGTGCAGGCGTGCCGCAGTTGGCAGGACGACTACTCAAGCCTGGTGGTCGAAAGCTTCGGCGAAGCCCACGGCACCAATGTGCTGGCCGACTTCCCGAAAGGCTTCCCGGCCGGTTACCGCGAGCGTTTCGCCGCGCATTCGGCCGTGGTCGACATGCAGCACCTGCTCAGCCTGACCGAAGCCAACCCGCTGGTGATGAGCTTCTACCAGCCGCTGGGCCAGGTTTCCGGCCAACGCGAGCTGCATTGCAAGCTGTACCACGCCGATACCCCGCTGGCGCTGTCCGACGTACTGCCGATCCTGGAAAACCTCGGCCTGCGCGTGCTGGGCGAATTCCCGTACCGCCTGCGTCACGCCAATGGCCGTGAGTTCTGGATCCATGATTTTGCGTTTATCGCCGCCGAAGGCGTGAACCTGGATATCCAGCAGCTCAACGACACCCTGCAAGACGCGTTCGTGCACATCGTGCACGGCGACGCCGAAAATGATGCGTTCAACCGCCTGGTACTCACCGCCGGCCTGCCATGGCGCGACGTGGCGCTGCTGCGTGCTTACGCCCGCTACCTGAAGCAGATCCGCCTGGGCTTCGACCTGGGTTATATCGCCAGCACCCTGAACAACCACACCGACATCGCCCGCGAGTTGACCCGGTTGTTCAAGACCCGCTTCTACCTGGCGCGCAAGCTCACCGCCGATGACCTGGAAGACAAGCAGCAACGCCTGGAACAAGCGATTCTGACCGCTCTGGACGATGTTCAGGTGCTCAATGAAGACCGCATCCTGCGTCGCTACCTGGACCTGATCAAGGCCACCTTGCGTACCAACTTCTACCAGACCGACGCCAACGGCCAGAACAAGTCGTACTTCAGCTTCAAGTTCAATCCGCATGCGATCCCTGAGCTGCCTAAGCCGGTGCCGAAGTTCGAAATCTTCGTCTACTCGCCGCGTGTCGAAGGCGTGCACCTGCGCTTTGGCAACGTGGCACGCGGTGGCCTGCGCTGGTCCGACCGTGAAGAAGACTTCCGTACCGAAGTGCTCGGCCTGGTAAAAGCCCAGCAAGTGAAGAACTCGGTGATCGTGCCGGTGGGCGCCAAGGGCGGCTTCCTGCCGCGTCGCCTGCCATTGGGCGGCACCCGGGACGAGATCGCGGCCGAGGGCATCGCCTGCTACCGCATCTTCATTTCCGGCCTGTTGGACATCACCGACAACCTGAAAGACGGCGCCCTGGTGCCACCGGCCAACGTCGTGCGCCATGACGACGATGACCCCTACCTGGTAGTGGCGGCGGACAAGGGCACTGCGACCTTCTCCGACATCGCCAACGGCATTGCCATCGACTACGGCTTCTGGCTGGGCGATGCGTTTGCCTCCGGTGGTTCCGCCGGTTACGACCACAAGAAAATGGGCATCACCGCCAAGGGCGCGTGGGTCGGTGTGCAGCGCCACTTCCGTGAGCGCGGCATCAATGTGCAGGAAGACAGCATCACCGTGGTCGGTGTCGGCGATATGGCCGGTGACGTGTTCGGTAACGGCTTGCTGATGTCCGACAAGCTGCAACTGGTCGCGGCCTTCAACCACCTGCACATCTTTATCGACCCTAACCCGACCCCGGCCAACAGCTTCGCTGAACGTCAGCGCCTGTTCGACCTGCCGCGCTCGGCCTGGACCGACTACGACACCAGCATCATGTCCGAAGGCGGCGGTATCTTCTCGCGCAGCGCGAAGAGCATTGCGATCTCGCCACAGATGAAAGAACGCTTCGACATTTCAGCCGACAAGCTGACCCCGACCGAGCTGCTGAACGCCTTGCTCAAGGCACCGGTGGACCTGTTGTGGAACGGCGGCATCGGTACTTACGTCAAGGCCAGCACCGAAAGCCACGCCGATGTGGGCGACAAGGCCAACGACGCACTGCGCGTCAACGGCAATGAGCTGCGCTGCAAGGTAGTGGGCGAGGGCGGTAACCTCGGCATGACCCAGCTGGGTCGTGTGGAGTTCGGCCTCAATGGCGGCGGCTCCAACACCGACTTCATCGACAACGCCGGTGGCGTGGACTGCTCCGACCACGAAGTGAACATCAAGATCCTGCTCAACGAAGTGGTGCAGGCCGGTGACATGACCGACAAGCAGCGCAACCAGTTGCTGGCGAGCATGACCGACGAAGTCGGCAGCCTGGTGTTGGGCAACAACTACAAGCAGACCCAGGCCCTGTCCCTGGCTGCGCGCCGTGCCTACGAGCGTGCTGCCGAGTACAAGCGCCTGATGAGCGACCTGGAAGGCCGTGGCAAGCTGGACCGTGCCATCGAGTACCTGCCGACCGAGGAGCAGCTCACCGAGCGCGCTTCCACCGGCAAGGGCCTGACCCGTCCGGAGCTGTCGGTGTTGATCTCCTACAGCAAGATCGACCTCAAGGAAGCCTTGCTCAAGTCGCTGGTGCCGGATGACGACTACCTGACCCGTGACATGGAGACCGCGTTCCCACCGAGCCTGGTCGCCAAGTTCGGTGAAGCGATGCGTCGCCATCGCCTGAAGCGCGAGATCGTCAGCACCCAGATCGCCAACGACCTGGTCAACCACATGGGCATCACCTTCGTGCAGCGGCTCAAAGAGTCGACCGGCATGAGCCCGGCGAATGTGGCGGGCGCTTATGTGATCGTGCGCGACATCTTCCACCTCCCGCACTGGTTCCGTCAGATCGAAGCCCTGGACCACCAGGTTTCCGCCGACGTGCAACTGGAGCTGATGGATGAGCTGATGCGCCTGGGCCGCCGCGCTACGCGCTGGTTCCTGCGCAGCCGTCGCAACGAGCAGGACGCCGGGCGTGATACCGCGCACTTCGGTCCGCACCTGGCGGCGTTGGGCCTCAAACTCGACGAACTGCTGGAAGGTCCGACCCGCGAAGGCTGGCAGACCCGCTACCAGGCGTACACCGAAGCCGGTGTACCTGAGCTGTTGGCGCGCATGGTTGCAGGTACGACTCACCTGTACACCTTGCTGCCGATCATCGAAGCCGCCGACGTCACCGGGCATGATGCCGCCGAAGTGGCCAAGGCCTACTTCGCCGTCGGCAGCGCCCTGGACTTGCCGTGGTACCTGCAGCAGATCAGCGATCTGCCGGTGGGCAACAACTGGCAGGCCCAGGCCCGCGAAGCCTTCCGCGACGACGTGGACTGGCAGCAACGGGCGATCACCATTTCGGTACTGCAAATGGCCGACGCGCCACACGACATGGAAGCCCGCGTGGCCCTGTGGCTTGAGCAGCACCAGGACATGGCTGATCGCTGGCGCGCCATGATGGTGGAAATTCGTGCCGCAGTCGGCACGGACTACGCCATGTACGCGGTGGCCAACCGTGAGTTGCTGGACCTGGCGTTGAGTGGTCAGTCGGTGCTGCAACCGGCGTGATCCCTCGGTAAAACAAAAGCCCCCGTATCGTGAGATGCGGGGGCTTTTTGTTGGAATACTATTTATCCAGCAATGGGGGACAAATGTGGGAGCGGGCTTGCTCGCGAATGCGGTGTATCAGTCAATTATGTACTCCCTGAACCAGCGCATTCGCGAGCAAGCCCGCTCCCACACTGTTGGTCTCCATTTGCTTGGGATCAGTGATGCTTGAGTAACTTGCTTTCCAGGTGATCCAGGTGTTGGGTCATCAGGGCCACTGCGGCGGTTGAGTCGCGCTGTTCAATCGCATCCACAATCGCCACATGCTCCTGCCACGCGCAATACGTGCAGGCTTGCGCTTCATATTGGGCAATGATCAGCGAGGTCAACGGCACCAGGCTATTGAGGAACTGCGCCAATGGCGCGTTACCCGCGATCGCCGCCAGTTGCAGATGAAACTCCCCGGAAAGCCGAATCGCCGGCCCACGGTGGTCGCGCTCGATGCACTCACGTTCCCGGGCAATCAGCTCGCGCAACTGGCGTACTTGCGCGGCGGTGGCCTGGGCGCAGGCCAGCTGCACCACGGTGACTTCGGTCATGCGCCGCGCTTCG
The genomic region above belongs to Pseudomonas poae and contains:
- a CDS encoding BatD family protein gives rise to the protein MSRRTTLLLLLALSAGHAQAATLTASVDRSRLNSGETVELTVESSDVTQFGKPDLSPLDAQFEVSGTRQLNQLTTLGGDNHATTRWIITLLPRQNGTVVIPPLQVGDYKTQPISLQVVETASQNTSAELAPVFVEANLDQSTVYVQAQALLTVRVYHSVSLYDDSSLTPLQIPDARVEQLGESRTYEKVINSIRHGVIETRYAIYPQHSGSLDIPTQTFSATLVESRPPQENTLQGTKPGKLIHVSSAPLQLTVKPKPELYPADAPWLPARSLTLSENWNPVPDHVQVGDSLTRSLTIKAEGLSSAQLPALPSTDINGLRRYPDQPVLGNQSNDRGLIGSREDREALVPTRIGALELPAVEVLWWNTHEDHLERTSLPARTLQVANNPSLVVDTPATPTIITAPDDSRLWLWQLSTLMLACTTLLGFGLWWRARWQPAVLRAAQTGPSPRSLLDDLKRATQANDPQATRQALDAWARQQPETLADMAARFVPLSDALDGLNGALYSESGQYWLGEDLWRAVKAIPVAEREQDPATDTTSLPPLYPK
- a CDS encoding VWA domain-containing protein, with translation MFEFAWPWIFALLPLPWLMRLILPVADSGEPALKVSYLSDLEGLARRRARVNLPGWRQQAPFVVLWLLLLTAAARPEWLGEPLPIAASGRDLLVAVDVSGSMDFPDMHWQDEDVSRLNLVQHLLGDFLEGREGDRVGLILFGSQAYLQAPLTFDRRTVRTWLDEARIGIAGKNTAIGDAIGLALKRLRQRPAQSRVLILVTDGANNAGQIDPLTAARLAAEEGVKIYPIGIGADPEQTGSLGILGVNPSLDLDEPALKAIAEATGGQYFRARDGNELQAIKQTLDQLEPVEQQPTQARPAQALYSAPLALALVLSMLLVIQERWPNNALQRLFNKLTSKGIFLQQHPQWRQRLKRLRLRRRR
- a CDS encoding DUF58 domain-containing protein gives rise to the protein MNASDGIRVTLSELIEMRHRVREVQLFSTPSQRSPLIGLHHSKLRGRGVDFDQVRVYQAGDDVRTIDWRVTARTQEPHTKLFHEERERPIFIMVEQSCRLFFGSGQMFKSVLAAQAASLIGWAALGHNDRVGGLVFGDNEHYEIKPRRSKQSLLQLLNRLVRVNQSLNTESRPEADALGMALRRGREVLRPGSLVIVICDERALTEGAEQQLSLLSRHCDVLLFPISDPLDHALPAAGLLRFAERGAQLELDTLNFDLRQAYKAQAEARIARWELLAQKLRILLMPLSTQSEMVEQLREYLNPQRPVKKQ
- a CDS encoding DUF4381 domain-containing protein, giving the protein MSSLDQLQPLIAPPAIGFWPPAPGWWLLLLVIPLLGWGLWSLRRFLPARRPLARAEQPLDPLRIAALAELALMPKPYDGAPAGAWLQQLNGLLKRLCRNDYPYSQSHTLNGRKWLAFLDNRCPAAGLTRWMVLVEGAYKPECKLDDKAIAGLTQAVDTWIRKHV
- a CDS encoding tetratricopeptide repeat protein — protein: MIDLWPHWFRPGWLLLLPLLGWLLWQLWHRQKRAGRWQVILPPAFHAVLLSGGNGRESKAPWVVLGIAWLLAVLALLGPSWQRVEQSSQKPSDPLVVLLELTPEMLATDSPPNRLEQARRKLYDLLQARTDAQTAIIVYAGSAHTLVPLSDDLATSRNLLEALRPSLMPEPGHRADLAVEKALGLLKHGGLGQGRLLLIGSSLSKQERQGIRLVLQSAQAPSLSILGIGSREGTPVTQESGEFLKDEQGAILVPRLDSPTLKAFASEMGGRYRAARLDDKDLRQLGVLDTPQALRNDGQLLHLDTWADQGYWLLLPLLLLAACAARRGWLFCLPLLLMAAPQPSYAFGLQDLWLRPDQQGQYLLKKKRPAEAAEHFEDPQWQGVALYEAGNYADAIKRFAEGNDAYSHYNRGNALAKSGELEAAIDAYEQALEAQPDLQPALKNKALVETLLQQQAQPEPEKPAKNEDDETTQPGQTAQPGASGQNAAGGEQSSQGQSEAGTGETKPGSTPQSGGNEVPGSELGDEQTTTPPLRPTDASLDGEHRQALEQWLREIPDNPGELLRRKFWYEQQQHQDKTR